ATCTATGGCTTTGTGTACTTGGGGGCCAGGATGTTGGGTGTTATTTGAGGTAACAGTGGGGCTGAAGGAGTCCCAGGAAGGAATCAACTGATTGACCTCACACTCCAGCTGAGGTTGCCCTGCTCACTCATGAAGATAAACCAGGAGTGAAAGTAACACACCTGGTCAGCTACATGCAAAccaaaattctgtgaacatccACGATCCAGGATTAAAGGTATTAGAAGGAAGACAACAGTCTCCTGAGGCCTTTACAATTTGCAAAATGAGAATTTCAGGTTTTGAATGAGTCTTGAGTTCCTTAATTTGACCAGCTTGAATGTCTCCAGTATTTCCCATTTGTAGATGTGACAGATGGGATGCATGGTTGTCCCTGAACAGCTTGTTGTGTTTCTGCTGTTCCTTCAGGGCACCTTTCCAGAAAGGCAATTTCAGGTCAGAAGGAGGAAATGTTCACTGCCATTGTGGGTGCTTGTCAAGCAAGCTTCCTTGTCATGAAAGCAACTGTAATTCTAAAACAAATACCTTATTCTCTTGTCAAAAGGCTCTGGCTATGACTGTCCAAGAATATTTTTCTCCACCCGAATGCTCTGCCTGAGTACTGTGATCTGCTGGTGATTACATCAGAGGTGTCTCATCACTAATTCCTAATAAGGACTGTTTGCATGGAGGGAATTCTCACACCTGGAGATTATGTTCTCACTGACAGGCAATTCATTCGGGAAAAAACGCTGAACTGACAATTATTCACTATCTCTGAAGAAAGGGAGTTTAACACAAGGGAAACGGATACATTAAAGTTTACATATGAAAAATGAAGGGAATAGAGTCTCCTCCTAAGGACTATCAATTTGACAATGAAGAAGCAGGTGAGGGTTTGGAATGAAGACATACAGAGCTGGGAGAGGGAAGAGTAATGACTCCTTGTCTAGCAAGGCCACACAATttctatataaagaaaatgttcccACAAAAAATGCACATGGAAAAATTGATTATTTATAAACCTGCTTTATTTGGCAATTACAAGGAAGCAAAGAGCATCaagaaaagcaaagacatcaCATGAGCACAGACTCTACATCACAGGACCAGTGACTGTGGTCACACTTACTGACAGGGAGGTTTATGATGTTGAAAGGTGGTGTTTCTCAGGCCATTGGAAACTGATAGGGAGCTGCTCGTTTCTTGAGTAGGACCCAGACAATGATTTCAAAAATGAAGGTGACAGAGACACACCCTTTAATAGGCAGCCTCAGAGAtagaggtagagaggcaggagCCTGGAACCCCAATAGAACATGAAGCACCAAATATGAGTAAATTGTGATGTGAGCTCAGAAGATGACTATCAACAGATGAGCAGAGGGGACACATGGGGACAGATAGGAGCAAAAGGAACCAGCCATCCCAGCCTCATGAAGAGAGCAGAGGTGCGGGTCCAGAGCAAAGAAACCCCTGAGCACAGGGTTCTGAGCATAGGGTTCTGCAGCCATGGTGTCTGGGACCAGGGACAAGCTCTTGGTGACAGGGAATTCACTGTCTGTAGCTCTTCCTGCTGGAGGAGGTAGTGGTGTATCTGATGGTGGAAGAGCTGCCACCAGAAGAGCTGAGGCCACTTCCAATGACTCTGCCACTGCCAGCACTGAAGCCACCTCCAAGGCCATGGCTACTGCCATAGGAGTAGCTGCTGCCTCCTCCCAGGCCTAAGCTGCTGCTGGCACCACCTGCGCTGCCATAGCCGCTGGACACGGTGGACTGCACCACAGCTGTGAAGGAGGGAAAGGACACCACAGACATGGTGAGCACACTGTGATCAGCTGACCAGTCACAAGGGCAGGAGACAGGGAGGCTGGCAAGCAGAGTACTTACAGATGTTGACTGGTCCAACGCCTTCACCATTCAACCTAGGAGAGGAAAGCAGCAGGTGAGAACAAAGCAGCTATCACATAGATTCCAATGGGAACCCTCAGTCTAGTGAAGGTTCAGAGAGAATCTCCTGGAAAgaggctttaaaaaatattctttatatattctatgtaCTTGAGGACAGTATAGCTGATTTCAGACACATAAGAAAAGGGCATTGGACcccagtatagatggttgtgagccatgatgtggttgctgggaattgaagtcagtaactctggaagaacagtcagtgctcctaaacactgaaccatctctccagcacagcaAGGAGTTTCTCAAAGGGAGCATTTTGGCCACCTGCATTTTGGCTCCCTCATCCTGTGCTAAGTACTGACACATGGAGGTGTCCTCAGGGGTTAGAGGATGGAGTTACCCACCTGCACTCCTCTCCCTCCAGCAGCTTCCTGTAGGTGGCGATCTCCACATCCAGGGCCAGCTTGACATTCATGAGCTCCTGGTACTCCTTCAGCAGCCTGGCCATGTCCTGCTTGGCTTTCTGCAGGGCGTCCTCCAGCCCTTCCAGCTTGCCCCTGGCATCCTTCAGGGCCATCTCCCCACGCTGCTCAGCCTCAGCAATGGCAGCTTGCAGGTTGGCACACTGGGCAGAGAGAGCAACAAAAACACTCTTGGACTATGCATCTCTGGAGAGGCTGAACCCCAGGACCTTGGTTTTCAGAGAGCAAGAGTTAGAGGACAGGAAGCAATGACCAGCAACCCAAACATTTCTCTGTCTACCCCACCTGCTTCTTAACGTGGTCAATCTCAGATCTCAGCCTCTGGATCATGCGGTTGATCTCAGCGATCTCCTGCTTGGTGTTGCGCAGGTCGTCCCCATGTCTGCCAGCTGTGACCTGCAGCTCCTCATACTGAGGGTCCATACAACAGTGAACATTTATGTGAGTTTTTATGTGCAGAAGCAAATACACCTCTAAGTAGCATGCACTATCATGGATGTGATGGGTTTTCCTCAAGAGAAGCTTTAGGAGATTACAGACTCCATAGTTCCCTCAGGAAGTAAAAATGTTCTCAAGTGTCTTCTGAGGACCATTGCTCAGATTACAGCTCAAGCAAAGAGAGCCGTGGACCCCATTTATGGCAACTTTGTATCTATCTCTGGGTTCTTTTGCTCTTAGAATAAAACTTCATTCTATCACCCAAGTACACAGTACATTTCCATTGAGAACACCCGGCTTCTCTTTATACACTGTCTCTCCACTACTGAAGTCAGAGACTCATGGAGTTCAGGCTGAGTCCCAGGCATCCTCCTCAGCCTTTACCCCAATACTCACTTTAGTCTGGTACCAGGACTCAGCTTCAGCCCGACTTCTCTGAGCAATTTCCTCATACTGGGCCTTGACCTCAGCGATGATGCTGTCCAGGTCCAGGCTGCGGTTGTTGTCCATGGAGAGGACCACAGATGTGTCTGAGATGTGAGTTTGCATCTGAGACAGTTCCTGCACAACAGAAAGAACTGAGGTCATCTTTGTCTTTGACGATTGCAGAGGTCCAACACTTTgcacaggaaaaaataaagggTTTGGTGagagcagaggagaaggagagacaaGAGGTGCTTACTGCTTCATAGAGAGCTCTCAGGAAGTTGATTTCATCTGTTAGACTGTCTGCCTTGGCTTGCAGTTCAACCTTGTTCATGTAGGCAGCATCTACATCCTGAAGAAACCACGAACAACATGGGATCAGTTTACCTCTCTTCCCCAGACCATTCAACTCTGTGCCTGTGACTACTATTTCTCTGGAATGACCCAGATATACAAGGTCATTTATGTCATTAAGCACAGAACCCCATCCCTGTGGTCAGTCAGCTCACCTTCTTCAGGGTCACAAATTCATTTTCAGCTGCTGTGCGCTTGTTAATTTCATCTTCATATCTAGAAATGGAAGGGTGCACCACATTGGAGCCACAGGGCGGATGGCACCAATGGCAGCCTCTGACCCAGATCCCATTTCTATACCATATCCACATCTAGCTAAAAGGTCATATTTCTATTAagtaattcatttcttttctgtccctTAATGTCCTATAACCCTCCATGATCCTAGGCTTTTTCTCTTTAACCATAAGTTGTCAGTTTCATCTCTGTGAGCAAGCTTTCTTAAATCATGGAGCCCTTGTCTAGACTTGGGCTTCCATTTTTATAAAGCTAGGAGACTGAATTCTTCCTTCCTTGTAACTCACTTGCTCTTGTagtcctccacagtgtcctgCATGTTCCTCAGCTCTGAGTCCAGGCGGCCCCTCTCTCCAACAATGTTATCCAGCTGTCGGCGGAGGTTGCTGATGTACTGCTCAAACAGAGGCTCCAGGTTCTGCCTCACAGTCTTGGTGCCCTGCTCCTGCAGCAGGGTCCACTTGGTGTCCAGGACCTTGTTCTGCTGCTCCAGGAACCGCACCTGGGGGAGGGTTGAGTGTGAGGGAGAGAAGTTTGAATTTCATCCTTCTATGTATGACACCTTCACTAGTGTGTGTGCCCCTCTCAGGCTGCCTGCCTAAACCCATTCAGTGTAGGTAGAACCTGGTTCTGTGTCTGAGAGGGTCAATCCAGAGTGAAGCTCCCAATGCCACCTCTCTGAGGATGACAAAGTACTCATGCAGGGAGGGCACTGGCAGCCTAGCAGTATGTTGCTGGAGTGTGCTGCAGCTTGGTGAGGCTGGCATGGCTCCCAAATGcactatatatagatatagacttCCATGTCACTACAGTCCTCTGTTGTGTGAGTCTCCAGCTCATCTCAGTCTGCTGAGATCAGACACTCTTATGGGGCAACCTCTGGAGAAGAGGAACCCTGACTCTGATTTCCAGATGCCAGTCTAACTAAAGAGGAGCACAGAACCAGGGCAGAGATTAACTAGAAACAAAGGCAATATCAGAGCCAAGTCTGAAGcctcttccctccacctctctTCAGCATTCACTGCAGTCACACAGGCTGCCCTAGGAAGGACCATGTCTCACCTTGTCGATGAAGGAGGCAAACTTGTTGTTGAGGGTCTTGATCTGCTCCCTCTCCTCAGTCCTGACCCGCTGGATGGTGGGGTCGATTTGCAGGTTCAGGGGGGTGAGGAGGTTCTGGTTGACGGTGACCTCTTGGATGCCTCCAGGTGGGCACACGGGGAAGCCAGCTCCCCCATAGCCACCACCAAAGCCAGCTCCACCACCGAAGCCAAAGCTACCCCCGGCTCCTCCTCCATAGCCGAAGCTTCCTCCAAATCGGCTGCCATAGCCTCCTCCAATGCCACAGCTGCCCCCTCCAATGGAGATCCTCTTGGAGCTGCCCACACCATAGAGGCTCCTGCTGCCAAAGCCCGCTCGTCCACACACTGCACCGGAGCCGCCGCTGCCCCGGGAgcggcacacagacacactgctGAAGCCAGAGCGGTTGAGCCCAGGCACTCTGGCTGAGCTGGCACTGTAGCCACGGTGGCTGGTTTGAGTCTTGATGGTGGTTTTCGTAGACATGGTTCCTTGAGATGAGAAGGCTCAGAAGTGGAGAGAGGCAgggcagagctgaagagatgactgtGTGGAGCACCGGGCAGAGGcttatatatagtacatatggGCTTGGGCTGGGTCCTGAAGGTGAGCTTGCTGAGTGGGTTGGGCAGGGCTTTACAAATAATGAGATCACCCCCACGTTCTAGAAAGGCATGATACATGAAGATAGCTTTTGGAGTCCTTTAGTCACGGAGCAAATTCTCCTGCCTTCCAGCCTTGACTTGATCTGAACACAATGAGCCTGGACGTAAATTCTCTTAAGTCATGAGTTAGTCATCTTTTCAAACAAAAGAGACAAGGAGCTGATCTGTGATAATTGTCCCTTCTTTCTGCCCATGTagacactccctgtgtgcccccTCACCACACAGGTTTTCCCTTCCACCTGCTCCTCCCTCCACAGCCACTAAGTCTCTTCCTAAAGTCATACATGCATTTGCCCAACATCCCTATCTAGACATTGCCT
The window above is part of the Arvicanthis niloticus isolate mArvNil1 chromosome 13, mArvNil1.pat.X, whole genome shotgun sequence genome. Proteins encoded here:
- the Krt6a gene encoding keratin, type II cytoskeletal 6A is translated as MSTKTTIKTQTSHRGYSASSARVPGLNRSGFSSVSVCRSRGSGGSGAVCGRAGFGSRSLYGVGSSKRISIGGGSCGIGGGYGSRFGGSFGYGGGAGGSFGFGGGAGFGGGYGGAGFPVCPPGGIQEVTVNQNLLTPLNLQIDPTIQRVRTEEREQIKTLNNKFASFIDKVRFLEQQNKVLDTKWTLLQEQGTKTVRQNLEPLFEQYISNLRRQLDNIVGERGRLDSELRNMQDTVEDYKSKYEDEINKRTAAENEFVTLKKDVDAAYMNKVELQAKADSLTDEINFLRALYEAELSQMQTHISDTSVVLSMDNNRSLDLDSIIAEVKAQYEEIAQRSRAEAESWYQTKYEELQVTAGRHGDDLRNTKQEIAEINRMIQRLRSEIDHVKKQCANLQAAIAEAEQRGEMALKDARGKLEGLEDALQKAKQDMARLLKEYQELMNVKLALDVEIATYRKLLEGEECRLNGEGVGPVNISVVQSTVSSGYGSAGGASSSLGLGGGSSYSYGSSHGLGGGFSAGSGRVIGSGLSSSGGSSSTIRYTTTSSSRKSYRQ